In Arsenicicoccus dermatophilus, a genomic segment contains:
- a CDS encoding peptidoglycan DD-metalloendopeptidase family protein — MRALTPGTTLRGSLALCCALALGLPTPAWAQESGTDEQLRGRQAQVQESLQGAQGQLEITTAELATAYDALVQAQGQLPRAQAQETAATRVWQEARRTDRELADRLAEATVQEQQATAELAATRTALATVTGRLGQVAAEMQAGGSGELDPLSVLVQAQTPDELYTRYQGLEAVGSVQARDARDLATARAEETAKQARLGAAQDEVARLKKQSEQRVRTTAQAQAQAATARARVEQLVAQTTRAKATIESRRSEEEARVADLDAQARALTDELADRTRRRKEAAAAAAVQQARDEAADRAAAKAAAAREAARESAKQTAKDSAKDAADADTEGAAAKGKHGSAAEAAKETPTVTGSPAPRTRAKVKAKPSATPRAPRQRAPEQPAVTAAPRPRAVPRPATPRRGGAVLSMPAAGPITSPFGMRFHPVLKYVKLHTGTDFGTGCGAPVYAAADGQIVSAGFNRAYGNRVVLDNGILRGRDLVTTYNHLTSITVHGGRVRRGQLLGYSGTTGYSTGCHLHFETIVDGVFQNPMLWL, encoded by the coding sequence ATGCGCGCACTCACGCCCGGCACGACCCTGCGAGGCTCGCTGGCGCTCTGCTGCGCCCTCGCCCTGGGACTGCCGACGCCGGCCTGGGCCCAGGAGTCGGGGACGGACGAGCAGCTGCGCGGCCGCCAGGCCCAGGTGCAGGAGTCCCTGCAGGGGGCGCAGGGGCAGCTGGAGATCACCACGGCCGAGCTGGCCACGGCGTACGACGCCCTGGTCCAGGCCCAGGGTCAGCTGCCGCGCGCCCAGGCGCAGGAGACCGCGGCCACCCGGGTCTGGCAGGAGGCACGGCGCACCGACCGCGAGCTGGCCGACCGGCTGGCGGAGGCGACGGTCCAGGAGCAGCAGGCCACCGCGGAGCTGGCCGCCACCCGCACGGCCCTGGCCACGGTCACCGGACGGCTCGGGCAGGTGGCCGCCGAGATGCAGGCCGGCGGCTCCGGGGAGCTCGACCCGCTGAGCGTCCTCGTGCAGGCGCAGACCCCTGACGAGCTCTACACGCGCTACCAGGGCCTGGAGGCCGTGGGCAGCGTGCAGGCCCGGGACGCGCGTGACCTGGCGACCGCCCGCGCCGAGGAGACCGCCAAGCAGGCTCGCCTCGGCGCCGCCCAGGACGAGGTCGCCCGCCTCAAGAAGCAGTCCGAGCAGCGGGTCCGCACGACCGCCCAGGCCCAGGCCCAGGCGGCCACCGCCCGTGCCCGCGTCGAGCAGCTCGTCGCCCAGACCACCCGGGCCAAGGCCACGATCGAGTCGCGCAGGTCGGAGGAGGAGGCCCGGGTCGCCGACCTCGACGCGCAGGCGCGGGCGCTGACCGACGAGCTCGCCGACCGCACCCGCCGGCGCAAGGAGGCAGCCGCAGCGGCCGCCGTGCAGCAGGCCCGCGACGAGGCGGCGGACCGGGCCGCGGCCAAGGCCGCCGCGGCCCGAGAGGCTGCGCGGGAGTCGGCCAAGCAGACCGCGAAGGACTCGGCGAAGGATGCGGCCGACGCAGACACCGAGGGGGCAGCCGCGAAGGGGAAGCACGGGTCCGCCGCCGAGGCGGCGAAGGAGACTCCTACGGTGACCGGCAGCCCGGCTCCCCGGACCAGGGCGAAGGTGAAGGCCAAGCCGTCCGCCACGCCGCGGGCCCCCAGGCAGCGTGCTCCCGAGCAGCCGGCCGTCACGGCCGCGCCCCGCCCGCGCGCGGTCCCGCGCCCCGCCACCCCGCGCCGAGGCGGTGCCGTCCTCTCCATGCCGGCCGCAGGGCCGATCACCTCGCCCTTCGGCATGCGCTTCCACCCGGTCCTGAAGTACGTCAAGCTGCACACCGGCACCGACTTCGGCACCGGCTGCGGAGCGCCGGTCTACGCCGCGGCGGACGGGCAGATCGTCAGCGCGGGGTTCAACCGGGCCTACGGCAACCGCGTCGTCCTGGACAACGGCATCCTGCGCGGTCGCGACCTGGTCACCACCTACAACCACCTGACGAGCATCACGGTCCACGGCGGGCGCGTGCGG
- the ftsX gene encoding permease-like cell division protein FtsX: MRAGFILREAMTGLRRNLSMAVSVALVTMVSLLFLGIGMLSYHQVQTMKGYWYDKIQVSVVLCNATSGEAACSRGAATAADRAAVERQLKAMPVVQSWHYESQQEAYQNFQQQFRDNPIVAGTRPEQLKASYRIRLTDPQEYPQLTSTFQGSPGVEKVEDQRKVVEPLIDLLSSLTLATMSLAAVMLLCAVLLVATTVRSSAYTRRRETGIMRLVGAGSMTIRAPFVIETVVAALSGAALAIGLLAGLLGWLSSRQAGQSVVFGGVALVGPGDLWRVAPWLVLVAVLVALVTSWSALRRHLRV, encoded by the coding sequence ATGAGGGCGGGTTTCATCCTGCGCGAGGCGATGACCGGGCTGCGCCGCAACCTGTCGATGGCCGTCTCGGTGGCCCTGGTGACCATGGTGAGCCTGCTCTTCCTCGGCATCGGGATGCTCAGCTATCACCAGGTCCAGACCATGAAGGGCTACTGGTACGACAAGATCCAGGTCTCCGTCGTCCTGTGCAACGCGACCTCCGGGGAGGCGGCCTGCTCGCGGGGGGCGGCGACCGCGGCCGACCGGGCAGCGGTCGAGCGGCAGCTGAAGGCCATGCCCGTGGTGCAGTCCTGGCACTACGAGAGCCAGCAGGAGGCCTACCAGAACTTCCAGCAGCAGTTCCGGGACAACCCGATCGTCGCGGGCACCAGGCCCGAGCAGCTCAAGGCGTCCTACCGGATCAGGCTCACCGACCCGCAGGAGTACCCGCAGCTCACCAGCACCTTCCAGGGCTCGCCCGGCGTGGAGAAGGTCGAGGACCAGCGCAAGGTCGTGGAGCCGCTGATCGACCTGCTGTCGAGCCTGACCCTGGCCACGATGTCCCTGGCCGCGGTGATGCTGCTCTGCGCCGTGCTCCTGGTGGCGACCACGGTCCGCAGCTCGGCATACACCCGCCGACGCGAGACGGGGATCATGCGTCTGGTGGGGGCCGGATCGATGACGATCCGGGCGCCCTTCGTGATCGAGACCGTCGTGGCCGCGCTGTCCGGGGCGGCCCTGGCCATCGGCCTGCTCGCCGGGCTGCTGGGGTGGCTCTCCTCGCGTCAGGCGGGCCAGTCGGTGGTCTTCGGCGGGGTCGCCCTGGTGGGTCCGGGAGACCTGTGGCGGGTGGCTCCGTGGCTGGTGCTGGTGGCGGTCCTGGTGGCCCTGGTGACCTCCTGGTCGGCGCTGCGACGGCACCTGCGCGTCTGA
- a CDS encoding cell division ATP-binding protein FtsE codes for MIRFDHVSMVYPRASRPALDDVTTTIERGQFVFVVGSSGSGKSTLLRLVVCEETATAGRVTVAGRELERLPRREVPRLRREIGSVFQDFRLLPGKTTAENVGFALQVVGRTRHLRRHVDETLELVGLAGLGDRYPHELSGGEQQRVAIARAIAVGPTVLLCDEPTGNLDPATSLDIVTLLDEINRRGTTVVMATHDDEIVDAMGKRVIELHDGRLVRDDAVGAYALQRQAALRAAAGPRDAWGDRAAVPTGDAGRDGDGRAVGRTAEDLAGATRVETGEDR; via the coding sequence ATGATCAGGTTCGACCACGTCTCGATGGTCTACCCCCGCGCCTCCCGCCCGGCCCTGGACGACGTGACCACCACCATCGAGCGCGGTCAGTTCGTCTTCGTCGTCGGGTCGTCGGGCTCGGGGAAGTCGACCTTGCTCCGGCTCGTCGTGTGCGAGGAGACCGCCACCGCAGGTCGGGTCACCGTCGCCGGCCGGGAGCTGGAGCGGCTGCCGCGTCGCGAGGTGCCGCGGCTGAGGCGCGAGATCGGCAGCGTCTTCCAGGACTTCCGGCTGCTGCCGGGCAAGACCACGGCGGAGAACGTCGGCTTCGCCCTGCAGGTCGTCGGGCGCACCCGGCACCTGAGGCGGCACGTGGACGAGACGCTCGAGCTCGTGGGACTGGCGGGCCTGGGCGACCGCTACCCGCACGAGCTGTCCGGCGGGGAGCAGCAGCGCGTGGCCATCGCCCGGGCCATCGCCGTCGGGCCGACGGTGCTGCTGTGCGACGAGCCGACGGGCAACCTGGACCCGGCGACCAGCCTCGACATCGTCACGTTGCTGGACGAGATCAACCGGCGCGGCACCACGGTGGTGATGGCGACCCACGACGACGAGATCGTGGACGCCATGGGCAAGCGGGTGATCGAGCTGCACGACGGCCGACTGGTGCGCGACGACGCGGTGGGCGCCTACGCGCTTCAGCGTCAGGCCGCGCTGCGGGCCGCCGCCGGGCCCCGCGACGCATGGGGGGATCGGGCCGCCGTGCCGACGGGCGACGCCGGTCGTGACGGCGACGGACGCGCCGTCGGCAGGACCGCGGAGGATCTCGCGGGCGCGACCCGTGTCGAGACGGGGGAGGACCGATGA
- the prfB gene encoding peptide chain release factor 2 codes for MAVDFPEEIKTLRATMDSVRQVTNLDALAEQIKDLEAKASAPDLWDNPDEAQKVTSALSRANSERDRVVGMDSRIDDLEVLVEMGTEEGGDAETMREAEVELASIRTAVGELEVRTLLSGEYDEREAVVTIRAGAGGVDAADFAEMLMRMYLRWAERHDYPTKVMDTSYAEEAGLKSATFEVNVPYAFGNLSVEAGTHRLVRISPFDNQGRRQTSFAAVEVIPLIETTDTIEIPENELKIDVFRSSGPGGQSVNTTDSAVRMTHIPTGIVVSMQNEKSQIQNRAAALRVLQSRLLLVKKQEEDAKKKELAGDVKASWGDQMRSYVLHPYQMVKDLRTEYEVGNTSAVLDGDIDGFLEAGVRWRRNQANAKD; via the coding sequence GTGGCTGTCGACTTCCCCGAAGAGATCAAGACCCTGCGCGCGACGATGGACTCGGTGCGCCAGGTGACCAACCTCGACGCGCTCGCCGAGCAGATCAAGGACCTGGAGGCCAAGGCCAGCGCCCCCGACCTGTGGGACAACCCGGACGAGGCGCAGAAGGTCACCTCGGCGCTCTCCCGCGCCAACTCCGAGCGGGACCGGGTCGTAGGGATGGACAGCCGGATCGACGACCTCGAGGTCCTCGTCGAGATGGGCACCGAGGAGGGCGGCGACGCCGAGACGATGCGCGAGGCCGAGGTCGAGCTGGCGTCGATCCGCACGGCCGTCGGTGAGCTCGAGGTGCGCACCCTGCTGTCGGGGGAGTACGACGAGCGCGAGGCGGTCGTCACCATCCGCGCCGGCGCCGGTGGCGTGGACGCCGCCGACTTCGCCGAGATGCTCATGCGGATGTACCTGCGCTGGGCGGAGCGGCACGACTACCCCACCAAGGTCATGGACACCTCGTACGCCGAGGAGGCGGGCCTGAAGTCCGCGACCTTCGAGGTCAACGTGCCCTATGCCTTCGGCAACCTCTCCGTCGAGGCCGGCACGCACCGACTGGTGCGCATCAGCCCCTTCGACAACCAGGGTCGCCGTCAGACGAGCTTTGCCGCCGTCGAGGTCATCCCGCTCATCGAGACCACCGACACGATCGAGATCCCGGAGAACGAGCTCAAGATCGACGTCTTCCGCTCGTCGGGGCCCGGCGGCCAGAGCGTCAACACGACGGACTCCGCGGTGCGCATGACGCACATCCCGACCGGGATCGTGGTGTCGATGCAGAACGAGAAGTCCCAGATCCAGAACCGCGCCGCCGCCCTGCGCGTCCTGCAGTCACGCCTGCTGCTGGTCAAGAAGCAGGAGGAGGACGCCAAGAAGAAGGAGCTCGCGGGCGACGTCAAGGCGAGCTGGGGGGACCAGATGCGGTCCTACGTGCTGCACCCCTACCAGATGGTCAAGGACCTGCGGACGGAGTACGAGGTCGGCAACACCTCGGCGGTCCTCGACGGCGACATCGACGGCTTTCTCGAGGCCGGGGTCCGGTGGCGGCGCAACCAGGCCAACGCCAAGGACTGA
- a CDS encoding C1 family peptidase, with product MRTSRLVALSGAALIATFGTASSASAATTPAPAPAKAAASSHGMGLDLNVAKARKAKLAKGVRAFGTAQALRPAGIKAGEGDLSQYALTPGNQGNIGSCVTWATGYAGYGILMNQQKISGGPMAPMFIYSQISRGNDRGTTASVALPMEQEQGIDTQSHYKHGPEDYVNQPTQEERQNAAKYKLSGYKEISTDAATARPAIEAAINAGHPVPIGMQLRENFNDMDAQTAANYSYRPAGRAIGGHEITIIGYNSKGVKIQNSWGPSWGDRGFFTLSWDALFGGDLMEAHTMDGVQGGAPGPAPTNGPTDSPTDQPTDEPTNGPTDEPTDGPTDEPTDGPTDEPTDEPTDGSDDPEDGGDWWDDWFGAKKK from the coding sequence ATGCGTACCTCCCGACTGGTCGCCCTGTCCGGCGCCGCCCTCATCGCCACCTTCGGCACCGCCTCCAGCGCCTCCGCCGCCACCACCCCCGCCCCCGCGCCCGCCAAGGCCGCCGCCTCGTCCCACGGCATGGGCCTCGACCTCAACGTTGCCAAGGCTCGCAAGGCCAAGTTGGCCAAGGGCGTGCGCGCCTTCGGCACCGCGCAGGCGCTGCGTCCTGCCGGGATCAAGGCCGGCGAGGGTGACCTGAGCCAGTACGCCCTCACCCCGGGCAACCAGGGGAACATCGGCTCCTGCGTGACCTGGGCCACCGGCTACGCCGGCTACGGCATCCTGATGAACCAGCAGAAGATCAGCGGTGGCCCCATGGCCCCGATGTTCATCTACTCCCAGATCTCCCGCGGCAACGACCGTGGCACCACGGCCAGCGTCGCGCTGCCCATGGAGCAGGAGCAGGGCATCGACACCCAGTCGCACTACAAGCACGGCCCGGAGGACTACGTCAACCAGCCGACCCAGGAGGAGCGCCAGAACGCCGCCAAGTACAAGCTGAGCGGCTACAAGGAGATCTCCACCGACGCGGCCACCGCCCGTCCGGCGATCGAGGCTGCCATCAACGCCGGTCACCCGGTGCCGATCGGCATGCAGCTGCGCGAGAACTTCAACGACATGGACGCGCAGACGGCGGCCAACTACAGCTACCGTCCCGCGGGTCGCGCGATCGGTGGCCACGAGATCACGATCATCGGGTACAACTCCAAGGGCGTGAAGATCCAGAACTCCTGGGGCCCGAGCTGGGGCGACCGTGGCTTCTTCACCCTGTCCTGGGACGCGCTCTTCGGCGGGGACCTGATGGAGGCCCACACGATGGACGGTGTCCAGGGCGGCGCCCCCGGCCCCGCGCCCACCAACGGCCCGACCGACTCGCCCACCGACCAGCCGACCGACGAGCCCACCAACGGCCCCACGGACGAGCCCACCGACGGCCCGACCGACGAGCCGACGGACGGCCCCACGGACGAGCCGACGGACGAGCCCACCGACGGCTCTGACGACCCGGAGGACGGCGGCGACTGGTGGGACGACTGGTTCGGCGCCAAGAAGAAGTGA
- a CDS encoding GntP family permease, translating into MTTTLYSLFAAGDAAAAIPAARLVPAVLLGMALIVLLITKFRFHPFLGLILGSLTVAAVAGFDMNKAVESFTKGFGSTAASVGTLIALGAIFGKLMADSGAADEIVDTIVGRSTPATLPWAMAAVGALIGLPMFFEIGLVLLIPVIYLVSRRSGQSIVRIGIPTLAGLSAMHGFVPPHPGPLAAIDAVKANLGLTLALGVVVAVVTVIVAGPIFGNVAGRWVDAPAPEMFETRESTTSRRPAFGITLATVLLPVVLMMGKALADIFIGSKKDPLRASLDFLGTPLIALLIAALVAMFTFGRGAGWSMRETAKSVESSLPGIAGIILIVAAGGGFKQVLIDTGVGKLVATWVNSSGISVLLVAWLVAVLIRLATGSATVATVTTAGIVAPLTVGMSQSHMSLLVLAIGAGSVFFSHVNDAGFWLVKEYFGLKVSETIKTWSIMETIISVTGLLTVLLLSVVI; encoded by the coding sequence ATGACCACCACCCTGTACTCGCTGTTCGCGGCGGGCGACGCGGCGGCCGCGATCCCGGCGGCACGGCTCGTCCCGGCCGTGCTGCTCGGTATGGCGCTGATCGTCCTGCTGATCACCAAGTTCCGCTTCCACCCCTTCCTCGGCCTGATCCTCGGGTCGCTCACCGTGGCCGCCGTCGCGGGCTTCGACATGAACAAGGCGGTCGAGTCCTTCACCAAGGGCTTCGGCTCCACGGCCGCGAGCGTCGGCACCCTGATCGCCCTCGGTGCGATCTTCGGCAAGCTGATGGCGGACTCGGGCGCCGCCGACGAGATCGTCGACACCATCGTCGGTCGCTCCACCCCGGCGACGCTGCCGTGGGCCATGGCCGCCGTCGGTGCGCTCATCGGCCTGCCGATGTTCTTCGAGATCGGCCTCGTGCTGCTGATCCCGGTGATCTACCTCGTGTCCCGCCGCTCCGGCCAGTCGATCGTCCGCATCGGCATACCGACCCTCGCCGGACTGTCCGCCATGCACGGCTTCGTGCCGCCGCACCCCGGACCGCTGGCCGCCATCGACGCCGTCAAGGCCAACCTCGGTCTCACCCTGGCCCTCGGCGTCGTCGTGGCCGTGGTGACCGTGATCGTCGCCGGCCCGATCTTCGGCAACGTCGCCGGCCGCTGGGTCGACGCCCCGGCGCCGGAGATGTTCGAGACGCGTGAGTCCACCACCAGTCGTCGCCCGGCCTTCGGCATCACCCTGGCCACCGTCCTGCTGCCCGTCGTGCTGATGATGGGCAAGGCGCTCGCCGACATCTTCATCGGCAGCAAGAAGGACCCGCTGCGCGCCTCCCTGGACTTCCTGGGCACGCCGCTCATCGCGCTGCTGATCGCCGCGCTCGTGGCGATGTTCACCTTCGGCCGCGGCGCCGGCTGGAGCATGCGGGAGACCGCCAAGTCGGTCGAGTCCTCCCTGCCCGGCATCGCCGGCATCATCCTCATCGTCGCCGCCGGCGGCGGCTTCAAGCAGGTCCTCATCGACACGGGTGTCGGCAAGCTGGTCGCCACCTGGGTCAACAGCTCCGGCATCTCGGTGCTGCTCGTGGCCTGGCTGGTCGCCGTGCTCATCCGTCTGGCCACCGGCTCGGCGACCGTCGCGACGGTCACCACCGCCGGCATCGTCGCCCCGCTCACCGTGGGCATGAGCCAGAGCCACATGTCGCTGCTGGTCCTCGCCATCGGCGCCGGCTCGGTGTTCTTCTCGCACGTCAACGACGCGGGCTTCTGGCTCGTCAAGGAGTACTTCGGCCTCAAGGTCTCCGAGACCATCAAGACCTGGTCGATCATGGAGACGATCATCTCCGTCACCGGTCTGCTCACCGTCCTGCTGCTGTCCGTCGTCATCTGA
- a CDS encoding gluconokinase, whose product MSSELRPHPPRVVVMGVTGCGKTTVGAALAQRLRVPFADADDFHPQANIDKMSAGIPLDDDDRAPWLFTLAGWLREHAGTGAILGCSALKVRYRDILRGGAPDLTFLHLAGDREVVTARVAGRPGHFMPASLVDSQYATLEPLEGTERGVAIDFSLSVDEIVDTYVRSFPEQALPGDPALPIR is encoded by the coding sequence ATGAGCTCCGAGCTCCGCCCCCACCCGCCGCGGGTGGTCGTCATGGGCGTCACCGGCTGCGGCAAGACCACGGTGGGAGCGGCCCTGGCCCAGCGGCTGCGCGTGCCCTTCGCGGATGCGGACGACTTCCACCCGCAGGCCAACATCGACAAGATGTCCGCCGGCATCCCCCTGGACGACGACGACCGCGCCCCCTGGTTGTTCACCCTCGCCGGATGGCTGCGCGAGCACGCCGGCACCGGCGCCATCCTCGGCTGCTCGGCCCTCAAGGTGCGCTACCGCGACATCCTGCGCGGCGGAGCGCCCGACCTGACCTTCCTCCACCTGGCCGGCGACCGCGAGGTCGTCACCGCCCGCGTGGCAGGACGACCGGGCCACTTCATGCCCGCGTCGCTGGTCGACTCGCAGTACGCCACGCTCGAGCCCCTCGAGGGCACCGAGCGCGGGGTCGCGATCGACTTCTCCCTCAGCGTCGACGAGATCGTCGACACCTACGTCCGCTCCTTCCCGGAGCAGGCCCTCCCCGGCGATCCCGCCCTCCCCATCCGCTGA
- a CDS encoding FadR/GntR family transcriptional regulator gives MTPGLSATALTAGGTSAGGSPISRTATRLSLHDTVVAQVGRAIVSGEHPPGTVLRAEQIESATGASRSVVREAARVLEAMGLIATRRRVGITVQPRSAWQVYDPRVIRWRLDGTEAERSEQLRTLNQLRAGVEPLAAGLAAQHATPEQAATLVGAVMEMARWAKAQDLEAYLDADVVFHTTVLQASGNEMLAALDQVVAEVLAGRTHHDLMPINPNPDAIRLHGDVAQAIQSGDAAGATQAMQGIIDEATQAVAAVVGS, from the coding sequence ATGACGCCTGGACTCAGCGCCACCGCCCTCACCGCCGGCGGGACGAGCGCCGGAGGCTCCCCGATCTCACGCACCGCCACCCGCCTGAGCCTGCACGACACCGTGGTGGCGCAGGTCGGCCGGGCCATCGTGTCCGGCGAGCACCCCCCGGGGACGGTGCTGCGCGCGGAGCAGATCGAGTCGGCCACCGGCGCCTCGCGCTCGGTCGTCCGCGAGGCCGCCCGGGTGCTGGAGGCCATGGGCCTGATCGCCACCCGTCGCCGGGTGGGCATCACCGTGCAGCCCCGGTCGGCGTGGCAGGTGTACGACCCCCGGGTCATCCGCTGGCGCCTGGACGGCACCGAGGCCGAGCGCAGCGAGCAGCTGCGCACGCTCAACCAGCTGCGCGCCGGTGTCGAGCCGCTCGCCGCCGGCCTGGCCGCCCAGCACGCGACGCCGGAGCAGGCTGCCACCCTCGTGGGGGCCGTCATGGAGATGGCGCGCTGGGCCAAGGCCCAGGACCTGGAGGCCTACCTGGACGCGGACGTGGTCTTCCACACCACCGTGCTGCAGGCGTCCGGCAACGAGATGCTGGCCGCCCTCGACCAGGTCGTCGCCGAGGTGCTGGCGGGACGCACCCATCACGACCTGATGCCGATCAACCCCAACCCGGACGCGATTCGGCTGCACGGCGACGTGGCCCAGGCGATCCAGTCCGGCGACGCGGCCGGGGCCACCCAGGCGATGCAGGGCATCATCGACGAGGCCACGCAGGCCGTCGCCGCCGTCGTCGGCTCCTGA
- a CDS encoding pilus assembly protein TadG-related protein — MTSGLPAREGERGSISLLSLGFTLVAALLIVVGIDVTAVQLARTQLWDVADAAALDAADRVDEARVYAGGLGREIPITAAGVGATAQQHLGAQSRPADVDRWSLGGATGSPDGRTAVVQVVGHVRLPVVGSVVEAFGGGMTVVVESRARSRVR, encoded by the coding sequence ATGACCTCCGGCCTCCCTGCTCGCGAGGGCGAGCGCGGCTCGATCTCGTTGCTGTCCTTGGGCTTCACCCTCGTCGCGGCCCTGCTGATCGTGGTCGGCATCGACGTCACCGCCGTGCAGCTCGCACGCACCCAGCTGTGGGACGTGGCGGACGCGGCCGCCCTGGACGCGGCCGACCGGGTCGACGAGGCTCGGGTGTATGCCGGCGGCCTCGGCCGGGAGATCCCGATCACCGCTGCTGGCGTCGGGGCCACGGCACAGCAGCACCTCGGCGCGCAGAGCCGACCGGCCGACGTGGACCGCTGGTCGCTCGGCGGCGCTACCGGCAGCCCGGACGGCCGGACGGCGGTCGTGCAGGTGGTGGGGCACGTCCGGCTGCCGGTCGTGGGCAGCGTGGTGGAGGCCTTCGGCGGGGGAATGACCGTCGTCGTGGAGTCGCGTGCCCGGTCCAGGGTCCGCTGA
- a CDS encoding pilus assembly protein: MTVVRERLRRQDARRQESERGSASLELVGVSLVLLVPLVYLVMTLSRLQAGAYAVSGTARDAGRIFAAAQDEAVAHGRAATAARIIFRDYGFAAGDVQVTCLDDPCLSPDARVRATTSLRVPLPLVPDLVRAVVPTEITVRGEHLDTVDRFRGEAR; this comes from the coding sequence GTGACCGTCGTGCGGGAGCGGCTGCGCCGGCAGGATGCTCGGCGCCAGGAGAGCGAGCGGGGCTCGGCGAGCCTGGAGCTCGTCGGCGTCTCCCTCGTGCTCCTCGTGCCGCTCGTCTATCTCGTGATGACCCTGTCCCGGCTGCAGGCCGGGGCGTATGCCGTGTCCGGCACCGCCCGGGACGCCGGCCGGATCTTCGCCGCGGCCCAGGACGAGGCGGTCGCGCACGGGCGGGCCGCCACCGCGGCGCGGATCATCTTCCGGGACTACGGCTTCGCCGCGGGCGACGTACAGGTCACCTGCCTGGACGACCCCTGCCTGTCGCCCGACGCCCGGGTGCGAGCCACCACCTCGTTGCGGGTGCCGCTGCCGCTCGTCCCGGACCTGGTGCGCGCCGTCGTGCCCACCGAGATCACCGTGCGCGGCGAGCACCTCGACACCGTCGACCGCTTCCGCGGGGAGGCGCGATGA
- a CDS encoding TadE family protein translates to MPTREAERGSAVAEFTMVTVLLMALVVGVLQVALALHVRNSLVQSAVEGARYGARADVDPAAAVPRTRALITGFASAGYAQDVSATLAGEDGVQVVQVTVRAPLPVIGTLGPGGLLTVSGRAYREGQTS, encoded by the coding sequence GTGCCCACCCGTGAGGCCGAGCGCGGCTCGGCCGTCGCGGAGTTCACCATGGTCACGGTGCTGCTCATGGCGCTCGTCGTCGGCGTGCTGCAGGTGGCGCTCGCGCTCCACGTCCGCAACTCGCTGGTCCAGAGCGCCGTCGAGGGCGCTCGGTACGGCGCCCGCGCCGACGTGGACCCGGCTGCCGCCGTGCCCCGGACCCGCGCCCTGATCACCGGGTTCGCCTCCGCAGGCTATGCCCAGGACGTCTCGGCCACCCTCGCCGGCGAGGACGGGGTCCAGGTCGTCCAGGTCACGGTCCGCGCCCCGCTGCCCGTCATCGGCACCCTCGGCCCCGGCGGCCTGCTCACCGTCTCCGGGCGGGCCTACCGCGAGGGGCAGACCTCGTGA
- a CDS encoding type II secretion system F family protein encodes MSAAAGWSWTGALLGLAWACGVLLVWTRLPARRRPSLEDRVAPYLQDLTLPAGTGVRPADRGLTSRLQPLLTGLAARLDRLLGGRESVARRLVRAGQAPDVDGFRARQVVWGAVGAALGGLGAAAAVAHDPAAVLPGLVLVLAGAAAGVTVRDHLLSRAVAGREQRILTEFPTVAELLALSVTAGEGAAGALERVCRLSGGDLAQELRICLAQARAGSSLPAALQTLADRTGLPSLARFVDGIVIALERGTPLADVMRAQAQDVREQGRRAVMEEGGRREIAMMVPVVFLILPVTVVFAVFPGLQLLTLTV; translated from the coding sequence ATGAGCGCGGCTGCCGGCTGGTCCTGGACGGGCGCCCTGCTGGGGCTCGCCTGGGCCTGCGGCGTGCTCCTCGTCTGGACCCGCCTGCCCGCGCGACGCCGCCCCTCGCTGGAGGACCGTGTGGCGCCCTACCTGCAGGACCTGACGCTTCCCGCGGGCACGGGCGTCCGACCCGCCGACCGCGGGCTGACCAGCCGCCTGCAGCCTCTCCTGACCGGCCTCGCCGCCCGGCTCGACCGGCTCCTCGGGGGACGGGAGTCGGTGGCGCGTCGGCTGGTGCGGGCCGGCCAGGCGCCCGACGTCGACGGCTTCCGGGCCCGTCAGGTCGTGTGGGGAGCGGTGGGAGCCGCGCTCGGCGGGCTCGGCGCCGCCGCGGCCGTCGCGCACGACCCCGCCGCCGTCCTGCCCGGCCTGGTCCTCGTCCTGGCGGGCGCCGCGGCCGGGGTCACCGTGCGCGACCACCTGCTCTCCCGGGCCGTGGCAGGCCGGGAGCAGCGGATCCTCACCGAGTTCCCCACCGTGGCCGAGCTGCTGGCGCTGTCGGTCACCGCGGGGGAGGGCGCGGCCGGAGCCCTCGAGCGGGTGTGCCGCCTGTCCGGCGGAGACCTGGCGCAGGAGCTGCGGATCTGCCTGGCGCAGGCCCGTGCCGGGTCCTCGCTGCCCGCCGCGCTGCAGACCCTCGCCGACCGCACCGGCCTGCCCAGCCTCGCCCGCTTCGTCGACGGGATCGTGATCGCGCTCGAGCGCGGCACCCCGCTCGCCGACGTGATGCGCGCCCAGGCCCAGGACGTCCGCGAGCAGGGCCGACGGGCGGTGATGGAGGAGGGCGGCCGCCGCGAGATCGCGATGATGGTGCCCGTCGTCTTCCTGATCCTCCCGGTGACGGTCGTGTTCGCGGTGTTCCCCGGGCTCCAGCTCCTGACCCTGACCGTCTAG